Part of the Lucilia cuprina isolate Lc7/37 chromosome 5, ASM2204524v1, whole genome shotgun sequence genome is shown below.
atttagactttttcaaagcatttaaataaatgccttatctttttatttctttaattacaTCTTATAATGGGAAAAAGTCACAAAAGTTAGTTAATAAACTACAAGTTATATACGATACAAAATCAAGTTCTTTATATAttagattaaaataataatttaaatgttaatatttttcaatttgcgATTTAAATCgttgaatttcaaaattttgcgtACGAAGAAATCGCCATAACGATGTGATACCTTAGTGTCGGCAATATGAATCATGTTATCATCAATATAGAAATCCaactaaaaaacgaaaaaaaaaaaatcatttaatattgttacaaaaaaataaaaataaaaaaacacaacttacCTCTGAACCAGATTTGAATTTGCCCTCTAAACCACTGGAACCCTTAGTCCAAACCAAATTACGCATCTTGTGCTTGAAGCACAATAAACGGATCAACAATTTAGAAACATCATCCTCACTAGCATTCGAATCAATGAACGAAGCCAACTTGGCCAATGGCAAGGTGGTGTAAAGTTTCAAATAAGAGCGGGTGGTGGGTAAATCAGCTTGTTGTCTAACTTCATCCATGAATACTTGCAACTGATGTTCCATGGGATCTTTAACGTAATCCTCCATGGGAGCATCAGCAGCTGGAGGACAAGGACTGACAAAACGTGGACAAGCGAACAAAAAGAACGATTTAAATACATCCAAATCACCACATTGCATTTTGAACATGGCATCGTGATAGTTCTTCTCACGCAACACTTGTTGGATGGATTCATCGATGCACTGGGGATGCAAGACCAAGCAAATGGCTAACAAATGGTACATTTGTTCGGCTTGTTTGTTGATTTGATCGTTTTGATATGAACGAGTGCTGTACAATTGTTTTGTGCGTTGAATGTACAAAAGAATATCGGAGAAGGTGCGGATGGCATCAGCATAACGGCGCATCATCATATAGGCAAAGCCTACATAATACGAGGTGGAAATCTGACAAGCAGGAATATGAGAATAGGTTGATTTTTTGTGGATTTCAATGGGTTCCAAAACTTTAATGGCCTGATAGTAATCACCCAACAAAGAGTGTACACGCAACAATCCAACCAAAGAGAAATAGCCCAACATTTTGTAAAAGGACAATTCACCAAATTCTCCAGCAACAGCTTGGGGATCATTGCCCTGAGAAATGGCTTCCAATTGTTTTTTGATATTGGAAATGTCAACCAAAGAGTGGAGTACATTAAGAATGCATAAAATACTCCAGACATTGCTGTGATTTACACACAATTGATGAATTTCCTCTTGGGTCTTGTCAGTCAAACGAGCTCTGcgaaagaaaaaacaagtaaacgttaaatgtaacaaaaacaagttgcaaaaaaattacCTGTATTGAGCAAAGTTTTGGAACTGATAAACAAATTCATCAACCAATTCCCACAACCAAATGTCGGGCAATTCCAACAATACTGGGCTCTGAGAAGAGATGATTAAATTGAAGAAATCACAATAGTTAAAGAAAGAATGAATGCGTTGTTCCAATTTGGGACCACCAGGAATGCGGGCATGAATATGACGATAGTACAATTCTTTGTACAAAATCAAGAACACCTTGTCGTTGTCGACTAAGGAAGCAACTTCTTCCTCATCAGGCCAAGCACTCTTATCGAAATGATGATCACTTATTTGTGGAAAAGTGTTTTCATACATATTCTGGATGTCGAACAATACACCCTCCTTAATAGCCTGGCAAAAGTTGATGAGGAAATATTTGACATTATCCGGCATGCGATAGTAATTGCGTTCATATTCTAAATCCAATTGTGGATCACCTGTGTGAGCATACTCATCATAATACTCCTAATAAAACATGTacagagaaaaaagaaataagataaatgtgtgtgtaaaaa
Proteins encoded:
- the LOC111685355 gene encoding eukaryotic translation initiation factor 3 subunit L; the protein is MYGGEEFATTEYYDEYAHTGDPQLDLEYERNYYRMPDNVKYFLINFCQAIKEGVLFDIQNMYENTFPQISDHHFDKSAWPDEEEVASLVDNDKVFLILYKELYYRHIHARIPGGPKLEQRIHSFFNYCDFFNLIISSQSPVLLELPDIWLWELVDEFVYQFQNFAQYRARLTDKTQEEIHQLCVNHSNVWSILCILNVLHSLVDISNIKKQLEAISQGNDPQAVAGEFGELSFYKMLGYFSLVGLLRVHSLLGDYYQAIKVLEPIEIHKKSTYSHIPACQISTSYYVGFAYMMMRRYADAIRTFSDILLYIQRTKQLYSTRSYQNDQINKQAEQMYHLLAICLVLHPQCIDESIQQVLREKNYHDAMFKMQCGDLDVFKSFFLFACPRFVSPCPPAADAPMEDYVKDPMEHQLQVFMDEVRQQADLPTTRSYLKLYTTLPLAKLASFIDSNASEDDVSKLLIRLLCFKHKMRNLVWTKGSSGLEGKFKSGSELDFYIDDNMIHIADTKVSHRYGDFFVRKILKFNDLNRKLKNINI